The Halorhabdus sp. BNX81 genome includes a region encoding these proteins:
- the lrp gene encoding HTH-type transcriptional regulator Lrp, with amino-acid sequence MTYENLDRKLINELLDDGRASLRSLADDLDVSVTTVSNHLSTLEEEGIIEGYTPKVDYDKIGYDVTAILQLKVEGSALPEVTDSLEEHEQMVSVYEVTGDYDIIAVGKFADTDDMNAQIKSLLTDPEILESNTSVVLNAAVEHEQFGLDVEE; translated from the coding sequence ATGACGTACGAAAATCTCGACCGCAAGCTCATCAACGAACTCCTCGACGACGGCCGTGCAAGTCTCCGAAGTCTCGCCGACGACCTCGACGTCTCGGTGACGACAGTCTCGAATCACCTCTCGACGCTCGAAGAGGAGGGGATCATCGAGGGCTATACGCCCAAAGTCGACTACGACAAGATCGGCTACGACGTCACGGCGATCCTCCAGCTCAAAGTCGAGGGGAGTGCGCTGCCGGAGGTCACCGACAGTCTCGAGGAACACGAACAGATGGTGAGTGTCTACGAAGTGACCGGCGATTACGACATCATCGCCGTCGGGAAGTTCGCCGACACCGACGACATGAACGCCCAGATCAAGAGCCTGCTCACCGACCCGGAGATCCTCGAATCAAACACCAGCGTCGTGCTCAACGCCGCTGTCGAACACGAACAGTTCGGACTCGACGTCGAGGAGTGA
- the glnA gene encoding type I glutamate--ammonia ligase — protein MTNEQVTDGGLSAEAQAVLEEIDEQNVDFLRLQFTDILGTVKNVSITADQAEKAFTEGIYFDGSSIDGFVRIQESDMRLDPDPSTFSLLPWRTSEDSAAARLICDVINTSTGEPFEGDPRGILKNAIDRANEMGYEVNMAPEPEFFLFEEDEDGYATTKTGDHGGYFDLAPKDLASDVRRDIIFGLEDMGFEIEASHHEVARGQHEINFTYDDALSTADNVATFRSVVRAIAAEHDLHATFMPKPIPKINGSGMHTHMSLFTEDGENAFHDGDDEFNLSETAKQYLAGILEHAPAITAVTNPTVNSYKRLVPGYEAPVYVAWSDRNRSALIRKPAARVPAASRIEARFPDPSCNPYLGFAALIHAGLDGIEKGLDCPDPVRENIYEFDEAKREEYGIDTLPENLGEAVDALEDDEVILDALGPHTGEKFIQAKQQEHMEYLVDVSEWELDRYLETF, from the coding sequence ATGACAAACGAACAGGTCACCGACGGCGGGCTCTCCGCCGAGGCACAGGCGGTACTCGAGGAGATCGACGAACAGAACGTTGACTTCCTGCGGTTGCAGTTTACGGACATTCTCGGGACGGTCAAGAACGTCTCGATCACGGCCGATCAGGCCGAGAAGGCATTCACCGAGGGTATCTATTTCGACGGCTCTTCGATCGACGGGTTCGTCCGGATCCAGGAGTCGGACATGCGTCTCGACCCCGACCCCTCGACGTTCTCGCTGCTCCCATGGCGAACCAGCGAGGACAGTGCTGCGGCGCGGCTCATCTGTGACGTTATCAACACTTCGACCGGCGAACCGTTCGAGGGCGATCCGCGTGGCATTTTGAAGAACGCCATCGATCGCGCCAACGAGATGGGCTACGAGGTCAACATGGCCCCCGAGCCCGAGTTCTTCCTGTTCGAGGAGGACGAGGACGGCTACGCCACCACGAAGACCGGCGACCACGGTGGCTACTTCGACCTCGCGCCGAAGGACCTCGCCAGCGACGTTCGTCGAGACATCATCTTCGGCCTGGAGGACATGGGCTTCGAGATCGAGGCCTCCCACCACGAGGTTGCCCGCGGGCAACACGAGATCAACTTCACCTACGACGACGCCCTGTCGACGGCGGACAACGTCGCCACCTTCCGGTCGGTCGTCCGCGCGATCGCGGCCGAACACGACCTGCACGCCACCTTCATGCCCAAGCCGATCCCGAAGATCAACGGCTCGGGCATGCACACCCACATGTCGCTGTTCACCGAGGACGGCGAGAACGCCTTCCACGACGGCGACGACGAGTTCAACCTCAGCGAGACGGCAAAGCAGTATCTCGCGGGCATCCTGGAGCACGCCCCCGCGATCACCGCCGTCACCAACCCGACCGTCAACAGCTACAAACGGCTGGTGCCCGGCTACGAGGCACCGGTCTACGTCGCCTGGTCGGATCGCAACCGCTCGGCGCTGATCCGCAAGCCCGCGGCCCGCGTGCCCGCCGCCAGCCGGATCGAAGCCCGGTTCCCCGATCCGTCGTGTAACCCGTATCTCGGCTTCGCGGCGCTCATCCACGCCGGGTTGGACGGCATCGAGAAGGGACTCGACTGCCCCGATCCCGTCCGGGAGAACATCTACGAGTTCGACGAGGCAAAACGCGAGGAGTACGGCATCGACACGCTGCCGGAGAACCTCGGCGAGGCGGTCGACGCCCTCGAAGACGACGAGGTCATTCTTGACGCGCTTGGCCCCCACACGGGCGAGAAATTCATCCAGGCGAAACAGCAGGAACACATGGAGTACCTCGTCGACGTCTCGGAGTGGGAACTCGATCGCTACCTCGAAACGTTCTGA
- a CDS encoding phosphatase PAP2 family protein, with protein MPTPDGAVWFGVSLVTFLGDPLVITGLGVTLYWFSGWPPGIGDRLDPERRALLFTAIVGGLALSSALKTGFAMERPPGAADLPGVAGIPDVVVPIYTWIVGPGGHAFPSGHATAATVGWLGVAWAYRGKHRTRALVLAGGLVAAIAASRVALGVHRPHEVLAGIGVGVVLLASTFDVLGRPRRAFALAGMIGVAGPVVVGLTGDSLLIAGVALGTVIGREWAQGDRMTMAVPFLTTLLGVVLVAGVTFVRSGAYETGLALAGVGGGATIVAGQRVIRRSKNE; from the coding sequence GTGCCAACACCCGACGGGGCGGTCTGGTTCGGCGTCTCGCTGGTGACGTTCCTCGGTGACCCGCTGGTGATCACCGGGCTGGGCGTCACACTCTACTGGTTCAGCGGTTGGCCACCGGGGATCGGCGACCGTCTCGATCCGGAGCGTCGAGCGCTGCTGTTCACGGCGATCGTCGGCGGCCTCGCACTCTCGTCCGCACTCAAGACGGGATTCGCTATGGAGCGCCCGCCGGGTGCGGCCGACCTGCCCGGCGTCGCCGGCATACCCGACGTCGTCGTCCCGATCTACACCTGGATCGTCGGCCCGGGCGGCCACGCCTTCCCGAGCGGTCACGCCACCGCGGCGACGGTCGGCTGGCTCGGAGTGGCGTGGGCGTATCGGGGGAAGCATCGCACCCGGGCGCTCGTCCTCGCCGGCGGCCTGGTCGCCGCGATCGCAGCCTCGCGCGTCGCGTTGGGCGTCCACCGACCGCACGAAGTGCTCGCCGGAATCGGTGTCGGGGTTGTCCTCCTGGCCAGCACGTTCGACGTACTCGGACGACCCCGGCGCGCGTTCGCGCTCGCCGGTATGATCGGCGTAGCCGGTCCCGTCGTCGTCGGGTTGACCGGGGACAGCCTGCTGATCGCCGGCGTCGCACTCGGGACGGTAATCGGCCGGGAGTGGGCCCAGGGGGATCGGATGACGATGGCCGTCCCGTTCCTGACGACGCTACTCGGGGTGGTGTTGGTAGCTGGAGTCACGTTCGTCCGCTCGGGCGCGTACGAGACGGGGCTGGCACTCGCTGGCGTCGGTGGCGGGGCGACAATCGTGGCTGGCCAGCGTGTGATTCGAAGGAGCAAAAACGAGTGA
- a CDS encoding YhjD/YihY/BrkB family envelope integrity protein, with protein MTTADRTAVGTGRAIVSVARETRLSFVAASTAYYAFVSIFPLTLLVVAIGSLAGGEALADQVVASVSGVLSPSGQALLEAAITGAGSRGEATTIGTIGLLWSGLRVFRGLDQAFATVYDTVEDHGLPGQLRDAVVALVALGVGVLAVVASHVLLARIGLPLAGVPDTLVLVIALTLSLLPLYAVFPDTPVAVRTALPGAFTAAVGWTALSVLFGLYAAHAAVSVYGVVAGALLFVTWLYFGAQILLLGAVVNAVLGGSRDRQLQLEGDPRESQPLTMTGTDGTAGNGPDDGDDTERPDAPDATTGSDGRKTDVDGVTGHQHGSARTAETAAEIEELREEIDRLEDEIDDRTVHRDHVESDLRRYVRRRVRRGHARGWGPYLVLLYGTVMTLGAFHFLGGGWAILAMLVIWLSTLGLYALMLLVGVTFKIVGAPGRLIDRVRDWRS; from the coding sequence ATGACAACCGCAGACCGGACTGCTGTCGGGACGGGACGCGCCATCGTCAGCGTGGCCCGGGAGACGCGACTGTCCTTCGTCGCGGCAAGCACGGCCTACTATGCGTTCGTCTCGATCTTTCCGCTCACGTTGCTCGTCGTGGCCATCGGCTCGCTCGCCGGGGGCGAGGCGCTCGCCGATCAGGTTGTCGCCAGTGTCAGCGGCGTGCTCTCGCCGAGCGGCCAGGCACTGCTCGAAGCGGCGATTACCGGCGCCGGCAGCCGTGGCGAAGCGACCACGATCGGGACGATTGGACTCCTCTGGAGTGGGCTTCGGGTCTTCCGCGGGCTGGATCAGGCCTTCGCGACGGTCTATGACACCGTCGAGGACCACGGACTGCCGGGACAACTCCGAGATGCGGTGGTCGCGCTCGTCGCGCTCGGGGTGGGCGTCCTCGCCGTCGTCGCCAGCCACGTCCTGCTCGCGCGGATCGGACTCCCGCTTGCGGGCGTCCCCGACACGCTCGTCCTCGTCATCGCGCTCACCCTGTCGCTGTTGCCGCTGTACGCCGTCTTCCCCGACACGCCTGTTGCTGTTCGAACAGCCCTCCCTGGAGCGTTCACCGCTGCAGTCGGATGGACGGCACTAAGTGTGCTGTTCGGACTCTATGCCGCCCACGCCGCCGTCTCAGTCTACGGCGTCGTCGCGGGCGCCCTGCTATTTGTAACCTGGCTGTACTTCGGCGCACAGATCCTCCTGCTCGGGGCGGTCGTCAACGCGGTCCTCGGGGGGAGTCGAGACCGGCAACTACAACTTGAGGGGGATCCCAGGGAAAGTCAACCACTGACAATGACCGGGACGGACGGCACGGCCGGGAACGGGCCGGACGACGGAGACGACACCGAACGACCGGACGCCCCGGACGCCACGACGGGCTCGGACGGCCGAAAGACTGACGTGGACGGTGTAACGGGCCACCAGCATGGCAGCGCCCGGACCGCCGAGACGGCGGCAGAAATCGAGGAACTCCGTGAAGAGATCGACCGGCTGGAAGACGAGATCGACGACCGGACAGTTCACCGCGATCACGTCGAAAGTGATCTCCGGCGATACGTCCGCCGTCGCGTCCGTCGCGGACACGCTCGCGGCTGGGGGCCCTATCTGGTATTGCTCTATGGCACAGTGATGACGCTGGGGGCGTTTCACTTCCTCGGCGGTGGCTGGGCCATCCTTGCCATGCTCGTGATCTGGCTGTCGACGCTCGGACTGTACGCGCTAATGCTACTAGTCGGCGTGACATTCAAGATCGTGGGCGCACCGGGCCGGCTGATCGACCGTGTCCGTGACTGGCGCTCCTGA
- a CDS encoding molybdopterin-dependent oxidoreductase, whose amino-acid sequence MDKRVQVFALAGISGVAGSYALAGYTRQFIVAPIDAVVVRSTPGPIVAWMITNVGDAGHLLHIALSMGIAGVLLGTTAVLGQFVGAKLDRWFLAPGVAGVLAWALTVAITTEPVLSLGAALPVALFTVIGAGSLSTADHDPSRRRALGSIQSAIGFVVVAGGAGWVKTNSDTETADEEPASDPPSPVTRRLEQADTQSLDLAADNVPGLVSSIGEFYNVDIAEFDPEIADDDWSMGLTGEVETEFSVTFEELTDRPTEHRYVTLRCVGENLNGRKLDTAVWTGTPIKPLLEEADPEGDCDCAMLRAEDGYFVQFPVEALEDAFLAWEMNGRPLPKSHGHPVRVLVPGHWGETNVKWLTEIELLDEAMDGYWEQRGWHGTGPVNTVAKLWDDTRLDDGRIEVAGHAYAGTRGIERVEVSTDGGASWTDATLSAPLPGEDVWRQWRHVYEPTGDHEVVVRAIDGGGDRQPRDQSDSFPSGATGWVSKEISA is encoded by the coding sequence ATGGATAAACGCGTTCAGGTTTTCGCGCTCGCCGGTATCAGTGGCGTCGCTGGCTCGTACGCACTCGCGGGATACACACGGCAGTTCATCGTCGCGCCGATCGACGCCGTCGTCGTCCGATCGACACCGGGGCCGATCGTGGCCTGGATGATAACGAACGTCGGCGACGCAGGCCATCTGCTCCATATCGCGCTCTCGATGGGCATCGCTGGCGTGTTGCTCGGGACGACCGCCGTTTTGGGGCAGTTCGTCGGCGCGAAACTGGATCGGTGGTTCCTCGCTCCGGGAGTGGCCGGCGTCCTCGCGTGGGCGCTCACGGTTGCGATCACGACCGAACCAGTGCTTAGCCTCGGTGCCGCGCTGCCGGTGGCCCTGTTTACCGTTATCGGGGCCGGGTCGCTGTCTACGGCTGACCACGACCCATCTCGGCGGCGCGCGCTCGGTTCGATCCAGAGTGCGATCGGCTTTGTCGTCGTCGCTGGCGGCGCTGGCTGGGTCAAAACCAACAGCGATACCGAGACCGCCGACGAGGAGCCAGCCAGTGACCCACCGTCGCCGGTCACTCGCCGGCTCGAACAAGCAGATACGCAGTCTCTGGATCTGGCAGCCGACAACGTTCCGGGACTCGTCAGCTCAATCGGGGAGTTTTACAACGTCGACATCGCGGAATTCGATCCCGAAATCGCCGATGACGACTGGTCGATGGGACTCACTGGCGAGGTCGAAACCGAGTTCTCGGTCACGTTCGAGGAACTGACCGACAGGCCGACCGAACACCGGTACGTTACCCTCCGCTGTGTCGGTGAGAATCTCAACGGTCGGAAGCTCGATACTGCCGTCTGGACGGGCACCCCGATCAAGCCCCTGCTTGAGGAAGCCGATCCCGAAGGCGACTGTGACTGTGCGATGCTCCGGGCGGAAGACGGCTATTTCGTGCAGTTCCCGGTCGAAGCCCTCGAGGACGCGTTTCTGGCCTGGGAGATGAACGGCCGGCCGCTCCCGAAGTCCCACGGCCATCCGGTGCGCGTGCTCGTGCCGGGCCACTGGGGAGAGACCAACGTCAAGTGGCTCACCGAGATCGAACTCCTCGACGAAGCGATGGACGGCTACTGGGAGCAGCGCGGCTGGCACGGTACTGGCCCCGTCAATACCGTCGCAAAGCTCTGGGACGACACCCGACTGGACGACGGCCGCATCGAGGTGGCCGGGCACGCATACGCAGGAACGCGCGGGATCGAGCGCGTCGAAGTCTCGACCGACGGTGGCGCCTCTTGGACCGATGCCACCCTCTCTGCGCCGCTCCCCGGCGAGGATGTCTGGCGGCAGTGGCGTCACGTGTATGAGCCGACGGGCGACCACGAGGTGGTCGTCAGAGCGATCGACGGCGGGGGAGATCGACAGCCCCGTGATCAGTCCGATTCGTTCCCCAGCGGAGCGACCGGCTGGGTGTCGAAAGAGATCAGCGCATGA
- a CDS encoding tRNA (guanine(26)-N(2))-dimethyltransferase, giving the protein MREREGRVTVTVPEQAEEGVGESVFFNPVQELNRDLTVAAIRAVRERVAERDGHPVETYLDATAATGIRGVRAAANGFDATLCDVDEAAVERCRENLAGNGLDGEVLHRDANAVMHERGFDIVDLDPFGTPIPFVDAALQSAGRMLAVTATDLAPLCGAHFESGVRSYSAVPRNTEYHSEMGARILLGSLVRTAARYDIAARPALTHATDHYVRTYLDLERGARAADDAIGELGYVHHCQQCLYRESEQGLIAHPPEACPKCGQHLQTAGPLWLGATHETDFLERVSGQIDDEMGTAEEGRELLETLADELDVATHYDQHRLTKRWGESAVAMDAFLETLREAGHEASRTHYGGTTFKTTADVSEIRAATAGDE; this is encoded by the coding sequence ATGCGCGAACGCGAAGGACGGGTCACCGTCACGGTCCCCGAGCAGGCAGAGGAGGGGGTCGGCGAGTCAGTGTTTTTCAACCCCGTCCAGGAACTCAACCGCGATCTGACGGTGGCGGCGATCCGGGCCGTCCGCGAGCGCGTGGCCGAGCGAGACGGCCACCCGGTCGAGACGTACCTCGACGCGACCGCGGCGACTGGAATCCGCGGCGTCCGAGCGGCGGCAAACGGCTTCGACGCGACGCTGTGTGACGTCGATGAGGCTGCGGTCGAACGCTGCCGTGAGAACCTCGCGGGAAACGGCCTCGACGGCGAAGTGCTCCACCGGGACGCCAACGCCGTCATGCACGAACGGGGATTCGACATCGTGGATCTGGACCCCTTCGGCACGCCAATCCCGTTCGTCGACGCGGCTCTCCAGAGCGCCGGGCGGATGCTCGCGGTAACGGCGACCGACCTCGCGCCGCTGTGTGGTGCCCACTTCGAGAGCGGCGTCCGCTCCTACAGCGCCGTCCCGCGAAACACCGAGTACCACTCGGAGATGGGTGCCCGTATCCTGTTGGGGTCCCTCGTTCGGACCGCCGCCCGCTACGATATCGCCGCCCGCCCCGCGCTCACCCACGCCACCGACCACTACGTCCGGACGTACCTCGATCTCGAGCGCGGCGCGCGCGCGGCCGACGACGCCATCGGGGAGCTCGGGTACGTCCATCACTGCCAGCAGTGTCTGTATCGCGAGAGCGAGCAGGGCCTGATCGCCCATCCCCCCGAAGCGTGTCCGAAATGTGGCCAGCACCTCCAGACCGCCGGCCCGCTGTGGCTCGGCGCGACTCACGAAACAGACTTCCTCGAGCGCGTCAGTGGACAGATCGACGACGAGATGGGAACCGCCGAGGAAGGTCGGGAGTTGCTGGAGACGCTCGCCGACGAACTCGACGTGGCCACCCACTACGACCAACATCGACTCACGAAGCGGTGGGGTGAAAGTGCCGTGGCGATGGACGCGTTCCTCGAAACGCTCCGGGAGGCAGGTCACGAGGCGTCCCGGACCCACTACGGCGGGACGACGTTCAAGACGACCGCCGACGTGAGCGAGATCCGGGCGGCGACCGCCGGGGACGAGTAG
- the ilvA gene encoding threonine ammonia-lyase — MLTREDVLAARDRVAETARHTPLERSYSLSAMTGADVRPKYETVQRTGSFKIRGATNRIATLSADEQDAGVVAASAGNHAQGVALAADRMGVDATIVMPERAPVAKVKATRSYGGRVVLHGRDYDAAAERAHEIAEAEGRTYVPAFDDEMVMAGQGTLGLEIAADCPDVDTVVVAVGGGGLVAGVATALKGWNDDVRVIGVQAEGAASLPQSLQAGEIVERDGVETIADGIATRKVGELPFEVIRERVDEVVTVPDSAIAVAVTTLLERTKTLVEGGGAVPVAALLEGAFEYDKDETIVPVLSGGNIDLNVLTTVIMRGLIETGRYLRIRTVLEDRPGALEELVEVISQQRGNIYAIEHDRASRDIAMDDTVVDLDIETRGPDHVESLLDALEDSGYEVEVLV; from the coding sequence ATGCTCACGCGCGAGGACGTCCTGGCCGCTCGCGATCGCGTCGCCGAGACGGCCAGGCACACGCCCCTGGAGCGGTCGTACTCCCTCTCGGCGATGACGGGCGCGGACGTCCGGCCGAAGTACGAGACTGTCCAGCGGACGGGGTCGTTCAAGATCCGCGGGGCGACCAACCGGATCGCGACACTGTCGGCGGACGAGCAGGACGCCGGCGTCGTGGCGGCGAGTGCGGGCAACCACGCCCAGGGGGTCGCGCTCGCGGCCGACCGCATGGGCGTCGACGCCACCATCGTCATGCCTGAACGCGCCCCCGTCGCGAAAGTCAAGGCCACCCGGAGCTACGGCGGTCGCGTCGTCCTCCACGGGAGAGACTACGACGCGGCGGCCGAACGCGCCCACGAGATCGCCGAGGCGGAGGGACGGACCTACGTCCCTGCCTTCGACGACGAGATGGTGATGGCCGGCCAGGGCACCCTCGGCCTGGAGATCGCCGCAGACTGTCCGGACGTGGACACGGTGGTCGTCGCGGTCGGTGGCGGTGGCCTCGTCGCCGGCGTCGCCACGGCTCTCAAGGGCTGGAACGACGACGTCCGCGTGATCGGCGTCCAGGCCGAGGGCGCGGCGAGCCTGCCCCAATCACTCCAAGCGGGCGAGATCGTCGAGCGCGATGGCGTCGAGACGATCGCCGACGGCATCGCCACGCGGAAGGTCGGCGAGTTACCGTTCGAGGTCATTCGCGAGCGGGTCGACGAGGTCGTCACCGTTCCGGATTCGGCGATCGCCGTCGCGGTGACGACGCTGCTCGAGCGGACCAAGACACTCGTCGAGGGGGGCGGCGCGGTGCCGGTCGCTGCGTTGCTCGAAGGGGCCTTCGAGTACGATAAGGATGAGACGATCGTCCCGGTGCTTTCGGGTGGAAACATCGACCTCAACGTCCTGACGACCGTCATCATGCGCGGGCTGATCGAGACCGGCCGGTATCTCCGGATCAGGACCGTCCTCGAGGATCGCCCGGGTGCACTTGAAGAGCTCGTCGAAGTGATCTCTCAACAACGGGGTAATATCTACGCAATCGAGCACGATCGCGCCTCGCGGGACATCGCGATGGACGACACCGTCGTGGACCTGGATATCGAGACCCGGGGGCCGGACCACGTCGAATCGTTGCTCGATGCGCTCGAAGACAGTGGCTACGAGGTCGAGGTGCTCGTCTGA
- a CDS encoding aldo/keto reductase, which yields MTDELQNESDTFDIGDETVHRLGFGAMRLTGEDIIGSPEDEETAKDVIRRAIDLGVDFIDTADSYGPGVSERLLGEALTAEDDVVVASKAGLLRHRDGEWTPHGDPEYLHNQVLASRDRLRTDSIDLYQFHRPDPDGDFAESVQAFAEMKDAGQIDHVGLSNVSVEQLETAMDIVDIATVQNRYNVGNREDEAVLEACESHDVGFIPWGPMYTVDDEGVAEVLDEVGARHDATRRQIALAWLLDHSDVMLPIPGTSSVEHLEANVAATHIDLTDEDRAALDGIDPQ from the coding sequence ATGACTGACGAACTCCAAAACGAGAGCGACACGTTCGATATCGGCGACGAGACAGTCCATCGACTCGGGTTCGGCGCGATGCGACTCACCGGCGAGGACATCATCGGTTCGCCCGAGGACGAGGAGACGGCGAAGGACGTGATCCGCCGTGCAATCGATCTCGGCGTCGACTTCATCGACACCGCCGACTCCTACGGCCCGGGCGTCAGCGAGCGCCTGCTCGGTGAGGCCCTGACCGCCGAGGACGACGTCGTGGTTGCCTCGAAGGCCGGCCTGCTCCGGCATCGCGACGGCGAGTGGACGCCCCACGGCGACCCGGAGTACCTCCACAACCAGGTGCTCGCCAGCCGCGATCGGCTGCGAACCGACAGCATCGACCTCTATCAGTTCCACCGTCCGGACCCCGACGGCGACTTCGCCGAGTCGGTGCAGGCGTTCGCCGAAATGAAAGACGCCGGCCAGATCGACCACGTCGGCCTCTCGAACGTCTCCGTTGAGCAACTCGAAACGGCGATGGACATCGTCGACATCGCGACGGTGCAGAACCGCTACAACGTCGGCAACCGCGAAGACGAGGCCGTCCTCGAGGCGTGTGAATCCCACGATGTCGGTTTCATCCCCTGGGGACCGATGTACACAGTCGACGACGAGGGGGTCGCCGAGGTACTCGACGAGGTCGGAGCGCGACACGACGCGACCCGGCGACAGATCGCGCTCGCGTGGCTGCTGGATCATTCGGACGTGATGCTGCCGATTCCCGGGACCTCGAGTGTCGAGCACCTCGAAGCGAACGTCGCCGCGACCCACATCGACCTGACCGACGAGGACCGGGCCGCCCTGGACGGGATCGATCCGCAGTAA
- the citZ gene encoding citrate synthase, translating to MPEELRKGLEGVLVAESSLSDIDGAAGRLVYRGYTIEDLARNTSFEEVLYLLWEGHLPTKAELDPFSEQMAEERAVREEVLTTVRELAAAEEDPMAALRTAVSMLSAYDPDDSTGEAGESEIAQRKGRRITAKMPTIVAAYKRVRDGEEPIEPRTDLSHAANFLYMLNGEEPEDTLADVFDMALVVHADHGINASTFAAMVTASTLSDLHSSVTSAIGALKGDLHGGANQNVMRTLLEIDEHDLTAVEWAREAIENGERIPGFGHRVYDVKDPRAKILGAKSKALGKAADEFKWYSYSRAIEEFMAKETGIAPNVDFYSASMYYQMGIPIDLYTPIFAMSRVGGWVAHVLEYQEDNRLIRPRARYVGPDDREFVRIDKR from the coding sequence ATGCCCGAGGAGCTCAGAAAGGGACTGGAGGGAGTGCTGGTCGCCGAATCGTCGCTGAGCGACATCGACGGGGCGGCAGGCCGACTCGTCTACCGGGGGTACACGATCGAGGACCTCGCCCGGAACACCTCCTTCGAAGAGGTACTGTACCTGCTCTGGGAGGGTCACCTGCCGACAAAGGCCGAACTGGACCCCTTCAGCGAGCAAATGGCCGAGGAGCGTGCGGTCCGAGAGGAAGTGCTCACGACCGTGCGGGAACTCGCCGCCGCCGAGGAGGACCCGATGGCCGCCCTCCGGACCGCCGTCTCGATGCTGTCGGCCTACGATCCGGACGATTCGACGGGCGAAGCCGGGGAGAGCGAGATCGCACAGCGGAAAGGACGGCGGATCACCGCGAAGATGCCGACGATCGTCGCCGCCTACAAGCGCGTCCGGGACGGCGAGGAACCGATCGAGCCGCGGACGGACCTGAGCCACGCCGCGAACTTCCTGTACATGCTCAACGGCGAGGAACCCGAGGACACCCTCGCGGATGTTTTCGACATGGCACTCGTCGTCCACGCCGACCACGGCATCAACGCCTCGACGTTCGCCGCGATGGTGACGGCCTCGACGCTGTCGGATCTGCACAGTTCGGTCACCAGCGCCATCGGCGCGCTGAAGGGGGATCTCCACGGCGGCGCAAACCAGAACGTGATGCGGACGCTGCTGGAGATCGACGAGCACGACCTCACGGCCGTCGAGTGGGCCCGGGAAGCGATCGAGAACGGCGAGCGCATCCCCGGGTTCGGCCACCGCGTCTACGACGTCAAGGACCCCCGGGCGAAGATCCTCGGCGCGAAGTCCAAGGCCCTGGGCAAGGCCGCCGACGAGTTCAAGTGGTATTCGTACTCCCGGGCCATCGAGGAGTTCATGGCCAAGGAGACCGGTATCGCGCCCAACGTCGACTTCTACTCCGCCTCGATGTACTACCAGATGGGCATCCCGATCGACCTCTATACGCCTATCTTCGCGATGTCCCGCGTCGGCGGGTGGGTCGCCCACGTGCTGGAATACCAGGAGGACAACCGTCTCATCCGTCCACGGGCCCGCTACGTCGGTCCCGACGATCGGGAGTTCGTTCGAATCGACAAGCGGTAA